A genomic region of Candidatus Pseudomonas phytovorans contains the following coding sequences:
- a CDS encoding DUF748 domain-containing protein yields the protein MYKGLTRAAGAIVALVALYSLLGFLILPGVALRIANQQLAQYATVPAHLERIELNPFSLELTVWGLQIGEPGKEQVGFERLYANLSLDSLWTKALHLEAVELDKARSEVLFAKDGTLNLAGLFKLPASEAKPDEPPSDPFPLRIGSIKLVDGYLHFEDQRPSEPIEFLYDNMNLELKNLSTLPNDNADMTLVANGPNGGRIDWKGTLSLSPIASEGTLKVTDAKMKLFWPYVRDAVPLVLEDGVVSLDTHYKLNLAKQTELLLDNASLRIAPFAIKAPDGRPLARLASLEVSETSVDLVKQLVSVGKIRSEKLETWAALEKDGQLDWQKLFASQPAKATPKEKAEPAAAEPAPDEKAAKEPGKPWQVLLKDVQLRNYLVHLADRSQKEPVALDIGPLNADLQGFDSLNQSPFTLKLDTGVGKQGKLQAAGQVNLAPVWAKLDVSTRDIDLRVAQAYISPFILLELRSGMLSSDLKVDLKNTAPLGFNLTGKAQVNQLHTLDTIKSRDFVKWQQVNVDGLSYVHGDALSIDKVTLLQPYARFIINEDRTTNVNDLLIPQPAGAPASSQTKTASASKDKPLGIHIGQIDIKDGSANFADLSLTPNFATAAQQLNGQIGTIDNRKPLPAKVDIKGKVDRYAPVTIKGALNPFNPLASLDIATSFKRVELTTLTPYSGKFAGFRIRKGRLNLDLHYLITNGQLKAENKVVVEQLQLGEKVDSPDAVDLPIRLAVALLKDTEGKISIELPVTGDLNNPQFSVMPIVWQTLRNLVLRAAQAPFNFIGGLITGGGSEDLGNVAFAPGSSELAGDAQSSLDKLAAALKERPELRLEIEGTSAQASDGPLIAQQRLEREYQATWYKILQRRGDKVPANASMLIVDDSDKPAMLEGIYRTRLKQQPPAEWEQLGRDERTTKLREAVIKSWAESTALLRTLGQERASSIKDYLVDKGKLEDDRVYFIDTSLGQAESDGRVVTPMHLDAE from the coding sequence ATGTACAAAGGATTGACTCGCGCCGCCGGCGCAATCGTGGCCCTCGTAGCCCTCTACAGCCTGCTCGGCTTTCTCATTCTTCCCGGTGTCGCGCTGCGCATCGCCAACCAGCAGTTGGCCCAGTACGCGACCGTGCCGGCCCACCTCGAACGGATCGAACTCAACCCCTTCAGCCTGGAGCTGACGGTGTGGGGCCTGCAGATCGGCGAGCCGGGCAAGGAGCAAGTCGGTTTCGAGCGGTTGTACGCCAACCTCTCGCTCGACAGCCTGTGGACCAAAGCCCTGCATCTGGAAGCGGTGGAACTCGACAAGGCACGCAGCGAAGTACTGTTCGCCAAGGACGGTACCCTCAACCTGGCCGGGTTGTTCAAGCTGCCCGCCAGTGAGGCCAAACCCGACGAGCCGCCCAGCGACCCGTTCCCGCTACGCATCGGCAGCATCAAGCTCGTCGATGGCTACCTGCACTTCGAGGACCAGCGCCCCAGCGAGCCGATCGAGTTCCTTTACGACAACATGAACCTGGAGCTGAAAAACCTCAGCACCCTGCCCAACGACAATGCCGACATGACGCTGGTCGCCAACGGCCCCAACGGTGGCCGGATCGACTGGAAAGGCACCCTGAGCCTGTCGCCGATCGCCTCCGAAGGCACATTGAAGGTCACCGACGCCAAAATGAAGCTGTTCTGGCCCTATGTGCGCGATGCCGTGCCACTGGTGCTGGAAGACGGCGTGGTCAGCCTCGATACGCATTACAAGCTCAACCTTGCCAAGCAGACCGAGTTGCTGCTGGATAACGCCTCCCTGCGCATTGCGCCATTCGCCATCAAGGCACCAGATGGCCGCCCGTTGGCGCGCCTGGCTAGCCTGGAGGTGAGCGAAACCTCCGTCGACCTGGTCAAGCAACTGGTCAGCGTGGGCAAGATCCGCAGCGAAAAACTGGAAACCTGGGCCGCGCTGGAAAAAGACGGCCAGCTCGACTGGCAGAAGCTGTTCGCCAGCCAACCGGCCAAAGCCACGCCGAAGGAAAAGGCCGAGCCTGCCGCCGCCGAGCCTGCCCCTGATGAAAAAGCCGCCAAAGAGCCCGGCAAACCTTGGCAAGTGCTGCTCAAGGACGTGCAACTGCGCAACTACCTGGTGCACCTGGCAGACCGCAGCCAAAAAGAGCCGGTAGCCTTGGACATTGGCCCGCTCAACGCAGACCTGCAAGGTTTCGACAGCCTCAACCAGTCGCCCTTCACGCTCAAGCTCGATACCGGTGTAGGCAAGCAAGGCAAGCTGCAGGCAGCTGGCCAGGTCAACCTGGCGCCGGTATGGGCCAAGCTGGATGTGAGCACCCGCGACATCGACCTGCGCGTGGCCCAGGCCTACATCAGCCCGTTCATCCTGCTGGAGCTGCGCAGCGGCATGCTCTCCAGCGATCTCAAGGTCGACCTGAAGAACACCGCGCCGCTGGGCTTCAATCTGACCGGCAAGGCGCAGGTCAACCAACTGCATACCCTCGACACCATCAAGAGCCGCGACTTCGTCAAATGGCAGCAGGTGAATGTCGACGGTTTGTCCTACGTCCACGGCGATGCGCTGTCGATCGACAAGGTGACCCTGCTGCAACCCTATGCGCGTTTCATCATCAACGAAGACCGTACTACCAACGTCAATGACCTGCTGATCCCGCAACCGGCCGGCGCCCCGGCGAGCAGCCAGACCAAGACGGCCTCGGCCAGCAAAGACAAGCCGCTGGGCATCCACATAGGTCAGATCGACATCAAGGACGGCTCGGCCAACTTTGCCGACCTGTCGCTCACCCCGAACTTCGCCACGGCCGCACAGCAGCTCAATGGCCAGATTGGCACCATCGACAACCGCAAGCCGCTGCCGGCCAAGGTCGATATCAAGGGCAAGGTCGACCGTTACGCACCGGTGACCATCAAGGGCGCCCTCAACCCGTTCAACCCGCTGGCCAGCCTGGATATCGCCACCAGCTTCAAGCGCGTCGAGCTGACCACGTTGACGCCCTACTCTGGCAAGTTTGCCGGCTTTCGTATCCGCAAGGGCCGGCTCAACCTTGACCTGCACTACCTGATTACCAACGGCCAGCTGAAGGCCGAGAACAAGGTAGTGGTGGAGCAACTGCAACTGGGCGAGAAAGTCGACAGCCCGGATGCGGTCGACTTGCCGATCCGCCTGGCGGTGGCATTGCTGAAGGACACCGAGGGCAAGATCTCGATCGAGCTGCCGGTGACGGGCGACCTCAACAACCCACAGTTCAGCGTGATGCCGATTGTCTGGCAAACCCTGCGTAACCTGGTGCTGCGCGCGGCACAGGCGCCGTTCAATTTCATTGGCGGGCTGATTACCGGCGGTGGCTCGGAAGACCTGGGTAATGTCGCGTTTGCCCCGGGCTCCAGCGAACTCGCTGGCGATGCCCAGTCGTCGCTGGACAAGCTGGCGGCGGCGCTGAAAGAACGCCCCGAACTTCGCCTGGAAATCGAAGGCACCAGCGCCCAGGCCAGCGACGGTCCACTGATCGCCCAGCAGCGCCTGGAGCGTGAGTACCAGGCCACCTGGTACAAGATCCTGCAGCGCCGCGGTGACAAGGTGCCGGCCAATGCCTCGATGCTGATCGTCGACGACAGCGACAAGCCGGCAATGCTGGAAGGCATCTACCGCACCCGCCTGAAACAGCAGCCGCCTGCCGAATGGGAGCAACTGGGCCGCGACGAACGTACCACCAAGCTGCGCGAGGCCGTGATCAAGTCATGGGCTGAAAGCACCGCCCTGCTGCGTACATTGGGCCAGGAGCGGGCCAGCAGTATCAAGGATTACCTGGTGGACAAGGGCAAGCTGGAAGATGACCGGGTGTATTTCATCGATACCAGCCTGGGGCAGGCTGAGAGCGATGGCCGGGTGGTGACGCCGATGCATCTGGATGCTGAGTGA
- a CDS encoding oxygenase MpaB family protein, with protein sequence MEALRRRIETQVMSLTGLALGQLDLESPKGDPGLFGPHSISWQVHGDFPSMLVGGISALMLQLLHPLALAGVWDHSNFREDLLGRLRRTSQFISGTTFGATGDAEWLIDKVRTIHLQVTGTAPDGRPYAASDPDLLTWVHVAEVSSFLAAHLRYRNPHLPQAEQDAYYNEIALIAERLGARNVPRSCQQVEDYLQRMRPQLHCDTRSHEVMQILLDAPAPSRLAQPVGKLMLHAGIDLLPGWAQAMLGLQHGPLQQRLIRLGLQRTAPVLRWAMRDGSAHRAKRRMGIE encoded by the coding sequence ATGGAAGCCCTCCGCCGTCGCATCGAAACCCAGGTCATGAGCCTCACCGGGCTGGCCCTCGGCCAGCTCGACCTGGAATCGCCCAAGGGCGACCCCGGCCTGTTCGGCCCACACAGCATCAGCTGGCAAGTACATGGCGATTTCCCGAGCATGCTGGTCGGCGGCATCAGCGCACTCATGTTGCAGCTGTTGCACCCGCTGGCCTTGGCCGGTGTGTGGGACCACTCCAATTTTCGTGAAGACCTGCTTGGCCGCCTGCGCCGCACCAGCCAGTTCATTTCCGGCACCACCTTCGGTGCCACCGGCGATGCCGAGTGGCTGATCGACAAGGTGCGCACCATACACCTGCAGGTCACCGGCACCGCACCGGACGGCCGTCCCTACGCGGCCAGCGATCCAGACCTGCTGACCTGGGTGCATGTGGCGGAGGTCAGCAGTTTCCTCGCCGCCCACCTGCGGTACCGCAACCCGCACCTGCCGCAGGCCGAGCAGGATGCCTACTACAACGAAATCGCCCTGATCGCCGAGCGCCTTGGCGCCCGTAACGTCCCGCGTTCGTGTCAGCAGGTCGAAGACTACCTGCAGCGCATGCGCCCACAGCTGCACTGCGATACGCGCAGCCATGAAGTCATGCAGATCCTGCTCGACGCCCCTGCCCCCAGCCGCCTGGCGCAACCAGTAGGCAAGCTGATGCTGCACGCCGGCATCGACCTGCTGCCGGGCTGGGCCCAGGCCATGCTCGGCCTGCAGCACGGGCCCTTGCAACAGCGCCTGATCCGCCTGGGCCTGCAACGCACCGCCCCTGTACTGCGCTGGGCAATGCGCGACGGCTCGGCGCACCGGGCCAAACGGCGCATGGGGATCGAATGA